The following proteins are co-located in the Larus michahellis chromosome 9, bLarMic1.1, whole genome shotgun sequence genome:
- the LPAR4 gene encoding lysophosphatidic acid receptor 4 — MGNHSNNHTCLTDDSFKYNLYGAVYSVVFILGLITNCASLFVFCFRMKMRSETAIFMTNLAVSDLLFVFTLPFKIFYNFNRHWPFGDSLCKISGTAFLTNIYGSMLFLTCISVDRFLAIVYPFRSRTIRTRRNSAIVCAGVWTLVLSGGISASLFSTTNISNTSTTCFEGFSKRIWKTYLSKITIFIEVVGFIIPLLLNLTCSSLVLRTLRKPATLSQIGTNKEKVLKMIIVHVAIFVVCFVPYNSILFLYALVRSQAIANCSLERFARTMYPITLCIATMNCCFDPFIYYFTSESFQKSFNIKTQIKMDSLFKTETPLTKTALPAPQDEISDQAITNGGDPTSESHF, encoded by the coding sequence ATGGGAAACCACAGCAACAATCATACCTGTTTGACAGATGATTCCTTTAAGTACAACTTGTATGGAGCCGTGTACAGCGTGGTCTTCATCCTTGGTTTGATTACTAACTGTGCctccctttttgttttctgctttcggATGAAAATGCGAAGTGAAACAGCCATTTTCATGACAAACCTGGCCGTTTCAGATTTACTGTTTGTGTtcactttgccttttaaaattttttataatttcaaTCGGCATTGGCCTTTTGGAGATAGCCTGTGCAAGATTTCTGGTACAGCATTTCTCACTAACATCTACGGGAGCATGCTGTTCCTCACCTGCATTAGCGTTGACCGTTTCCTTGCCATCGTCTATCCATTCCGATCTCGCACCATTAGGACCAGGAGAAATTCTGCCATAGTCTGTGCTGGCGTTTGGACACTGGTCCTCAGCGGTGGAATTTCAGCTTCATTGTTCTCCACAACCAACATTTCCAACACCAGCACAACCTGTTTTGAAGGTTTTTCCAAACGTATCTGGAAAACCTATCTGTCTAAGATCACTATATTTATTGAAGTGGTAGGATTCATAATTCCTTTGCTGCTCAACCTTACATGCTCCTCTTTAGTTCTCAGGACTCTCCGGAAACCTGCCACCTTGTCTCAAATCGGGACAAACAAAGAGAAAGTATTGAAAATGATCATTGTGCACGTGGCCATTTTTGTCGTGTGCTTTGTACCTTACAATTCCATACTCTTCTTGTATGCTCTTGTGCGGTCCCAAGCGATAGCAAATTGCTCCTTGGAGAGGTTTGCAAGGACAATGTACCCAATCACATTGTGCATTGCAACAATGAACTGCTGCTTTGACCCGTTCATCTATTACTTTACATCAGAATCCTTCCAGAAGTCTTTCAACATAAAAACCCAGATAAAAATGGATTCTCTTTTCAAGACTGAGACACCTCTAACAAAGACCGCACTACCAGCACCACAGGATGAAATAAGCGACCAGGCTATTACGAATGGAGGAGACCCAACATCTGAATCGCATTTCTAG